Below is a window of Defluviimonas sp. SAOS-178_SWC DNA.
GGAAGCGGGAAGGACGGAACCCGCCCTTCCCGCCACGCCCGCCCGCGCGGCCCTAGTTCGGGGCGCTGTACTTGCCGGCGATGGCGCCCGCGGCCTTCTGCGCCGCGAGGAACTCGGCCGAGGTGAAGCACTGCACGGTCTTGAGGTTCGAGACCGCCCCCGTGGCCCCGGCGACCATCAGCCCCGACAGCATCTTCGTCAGGTCGTCGGTCGACACGCGCATGATGAAGTCGCTGTCGCCGGTGGTGAGGAAGAAACTTTCCATCTTGCCGCCCGTCGAGGCGATGAGCGCCGCCGCCGCCTTTTCCCGGTCGCTCGGGTTGGCGATCATACCTTTCATGGCGGCCGCGGTGTAGCAGCCGGTAATGATGTACTGTGCCATGTCCTGGTCCCTCCCGGGCGGGCACTCGCACACCCGGCCCACGGAATGCAGGCCGATCCCGGAGACCCACCCAAGCGCGGAATGTAGCACAAATTGGCCGGCGGAGGGAGATGCGGTCGAGGACCGGAAAGGGACGTGCCAGTGGCATATGAGGGGGACCGTCGCGCCAGTGGCGCCGCGTAAGCCCCCGAATGACCCGGTCCGATTGGCTGGAGGCGTGAGCCGGAAGCCAAGTGGCTCTCCGTTATCGCCGTCGGTCGAAAATCGGGGCGCGGGACAGATCGGGCAGGAGCGGGAAGTTTTGGCGCGGATGATCGCTGAGGAAAGCTCATCCTACGGCTTTCACTACCAAAATGTAAGATCGGCTGAGATGCAACACGCCAAAGTTGGAACTTCTCGAGCCAAGCAGTATCGTGTTATAAGTACGTTGATAGTAGTAGCTTGGAAGTTTAGCATAATATGATTCACTGGCATTTGATGCATGGCTGACATTTCTTTTGAGCGAGAGATTTTGACAGCGCTTGGAGGCACCGCTGTTGGCGCGCTTCTTTACACCGTTGGCAGCGCATATTTGGGCGGATACTATCAATATTTTGATATCTCTTTGAACGAACTCGATCTATCTCTTCATCAAATATTGTACTATGCGCTCTTCGGATTATATTCATCACTGCTCGCGAGCGCTCCATTGGTTATCTCGGTGCTTGTGTTATGGAAGTTGGCTTTGGACGAAAGCTTTCCACTAAAGAGGACCTCCCTCAATCCACACCTGATCGCCACGTTTTTGTCTTTGGCGGCTCTATTTATTATTGTATATTTAGTGATTCAAGCGAAAGATGCGGGAATTTCGAAGGCAGCCGCCGACCTACCAAATATTAAAAAAACCTATGTAAAGGTATACAATAATGAATCTGCGGCAAAATTAATTCGAAGTTTTGAGCT
It encodes the following:
- a CDS encoding GYD domain-containing protein; protein product: MAQYIITGCYTAAAMKGMIANPSDREKAAAALIASTGGKMESFFLTTGDSDFIMRVSTDDLTKMLSGLMVAGATGAVSNLKTVQCFTSAEFLAAQKAAGAIAGKYSAPN